The genomic region CCATATCTTTCGTCAAACTTTAACGGTAAATGTTATTTACTGCTTTTGAAGGTCTTTCGCTCCTGCATTAAGAAACATAGCAATATCAAGCTCAAATTTTTGCACGATCTAGAAACCACCCTACTTGCGAAACTCTCAAAGCTCAATACGAGAGAAATCGAAGAGGCTTTGGCAATTTGTTGGGAGACCTCAACTAAAACAAGAAAGGAAGATAAGCTTCTAAAAGTATGTGCCTCATGCATCGAGCAATTACGTCCCTATGTAACCCAGGCTGTGACCGCACCAAGTTCCTTGAAGCTTGATGGAAAAGTCCAAAGACTTATCTATTTATGTACTGGGTTTGCTCGCATGTGTCATTTTAaggaaaacgaaaaaagGTTAGAATTTCTCAGAGGTGACGAACACTTGTACCAGTACGTTACAAAGTGCCTTCTTACGTTCACAAATAAGAAACTAGCCACTCCTCTGAGAAAAATTGCGATCAAGAACCTAGTGAAATTGGCGTCATCTTTTCCCAAACTCTTCAACTCTCCACCTGTTCTAAAAGTTTTAGATCATGAGTTCGAAGCTGGTGTCCTAGACACTAAACTGACAATCATTGACTGTTTACAAGTGTTCTTCTCTAGTgaggaaaagaaagtattaatgaaaatagGGGCGAACGGTACCATATCATCAAGTTCAGAGATGAGGAGATTGATATCAACACAAAACACTACCGAGTCTGTCAATGATGGCGTCTGTTCAGCATTAGTTACCAGATACCTTGACAGCATCATGGATTTATGTTTGCTATCGGATATAAAAGATGCTATTGTTGCCATCAAATTTCTACAGCTCACATTGAATTTTCACTATACCAATCCGTCACATGCTGTTCCTACACTTATTGCTCTTTCATGTTCAGACGCGAACTCAGTAAAAACAGTGTCGACCAGACTGTTGTCCACGATTTTTGAACAGTATGAGAGTATGGTATTTAACGGTCTTGCCGCTGGATTTAAAAAGTGCTGTGTTGTTTTCAAGAGCCTGCTCCCATCAGAGTTGGAGCGCAAAGATCACTGCATGAAACGCCTACAGTGCATATTatccaacaacaaaaaaaacgGCAAAAAATACGTAAGTGTTGTCAAAAATCTTACTATATCAGAATGTTATAAAACACATTCTGTTAGCAACACCGAGCTACTTTTCTTATTGCACAACATGAGTCAGATTGATTACGGAGATAGTTATGAGCTCTACGAATTCTTGAGTACCATGTCTCTAGTAATTGATGAGATTGACGAAACCATACAAGATATTCTAAGTATTCAAGAGgacgatgaaaagaattcGAAAGCATTTTCCCTGATCAAAAGGCGAAAGATCATGTCTAATTTCAAAACCCACATGATAAGTATACACAATCTTTCATCGGAAAAACTGTCGTTTATTGGCACTCCGGAAGAAGCGACATTGAAAGGTAGGTCAATTAGCACAATTTCAGATTCCCCTCTAGCTATCGAAAGTATCGTTTTCGAGAATCTaacaaatgaagaaatagatCAGCAATGTCTCGAATACCAGAAAGAATATGATGCAATTTATTAATGTCCTCTAATTACTCATCAAATTTATGTTTATTTAGATAAGTTGACTTGCGCTGATATTTTGTATACTACAAATAAACTGAAAACGTAGCATTTTGCTTAACACTTTCACTTATGATCTGTTTTAAATGACGTTTTTCTACTAGTTACAGGTAAAGCAGAATCGGAGGGAAAAGGATCAAGTTCACAAGTTGCAGCAACTTTTTTAATAATTTTCATCTGTTGATTAGGGAAGTGCTCAATTAAATGATATCTTTTTTTATAGTTTTCGACCTTTCGTAGACATTTCAATCGTTCTTCCTTTGTGAACTTTATAATAAATGGAGAGTTTAGTGGTTCAGCAATAATTCCGTACTTAAAACTGGTTGGGGCAGAGGGCATAGAAAGTGGAATAACCAAAGGGGACGAAAAATGCTTATGCTTCAACATTTTCCTTCGTCTTTTTATTTCGGTTGCGTCTAGattatcttcttcgtcttctgaTGAACTGTGGTACCCTATAATCATCGACTTGTCGACTTTAGAAAATAGTTTATCAAGTCGTTTTGAAGAGTCGATCATGAAGTGTCTTTGCTTTCTAGCGTGAATGTTAATTCGATGTTTCATAtatttgtatttctttaaCATCAAACGAATGGTCCGTTGAGtcagttctttttttgcatGTAGTTCGTCTTCATCGAATAGATCTTTCACAATTGTGACTTTTGGTAGATAAAGTCGCCAAGAAGCCACTTCTAAATGGTCCAAAATACCTTCTAAGCGATCAGCTTCCAGATCTGAATGGTTTGATTCATCATTCATCATTCTTGTCTCCTGTTTCAGCATCTTTTTATGATAGTTGTCGTATAACTGATCGGAAAGTGGATCTGCAAATTCTGCCATCGCTTGATCTTCCGAAGTGAAACCGATCGGATGATATTCAATGGGAAGTATCATATCTGAAATTTCATTGCGTGTCTTGGAGATGTCTACTTGGTCAGCATGCGGGTGTTCCTGAAGcttgtttcttgaaatcgaaaCTGAAAGAGGCCTTGATGGATCAACATCATATTCAGGAATATCAAAGTTAAAtttgtcttcttcagtATTATCAGCAGATTCCGAACGActcttccttttcataGTAGCTACACCATATATCAGGAATTAATGGGATTGAGCCAAAATCACTGTATAACCAAGTATAACTGGTAACAACTATCATCCtcttttcttggaaataCTGGTTTATTTTCTTGTATATTGTTTAAAAGCCTTAAGATGGAAGTGCAAAGTCGACATAAGTTATACACAGAAAGAACAACAGAGTGAAACTTTCGAACTGAAACAGCAAAAACACTGCAATTTTGAGGATTACAGGTGAGACAAACGGCTGCAAACTATGAGAACACCAAATATGACTTTGTGTGAAGTTTGATAGGACAggatcacgtgatacatAAAGGCTGAGCTATATGTTAAACGTTTTCATGTTTTGATGTGCGTCAACAAACCTGTAATGCTGATGGATACCATAAACATGAGCGTGTGAAAGGGTTCTCTGAGGTGAAAACAAACTGTTGTTATCCATTGACGTCAAATAACAAGGAAAGGGAAGATTGAGGTTCCCTCCAAAGTGAATTAAATTCTGACTGGGCGATAATTTGAACTAGCGTGTTTAGAGTTTGGAGAAATGATTTCCAGACGAGCAGAGAATCGCAGATCGCTTCCGGAGGACATTTCGGTACaggaaaaaccaaaagGTTTCAAGATAAGAAGGAGTTCTTTCACGCAGAAGTTACACATCTATTGGagatatatatttgttCTCTTAATTGGCTGGCTGTTGCTAATACAATATTATGAGCGGACTGTTGTGAAGCGGGCCATGAAAAAATGTGATTGGGATCAATGGGAAGAATGGGATTCGAAGGTGGTGGCCCATAGGGTTGGCCTTTATGCTGACCCTCAGATTATGGATTTGTATTCGTATCCTTCCAGACCAACAATTGTGAATTGGTTCACTAGACAAATACTAGATAATTATCATGCTAGAAACTGGAAGTTCTTTCACTATTACATGAAACCAGACagtgttttctttttaggGGACCTCTTTGATGGGGGAAGGAATTGGGAAGTCAATGAATGGATTACTGAATAtaaaagattcaattctATTTTTCCGAAGAAGCCAGGTCATTTAACAGTAATGTCTTTACCAGGAAATCATGACATAGGATTTGGGGATACAATTATAGAATCTAGTTTGGAAAGATTTACGACTTTTTTTGGTGATCCTTCTTCGCAATGGACGGTAGGAAACCATACTTTTGTCCTATTAGATACTATTTCGCTTTCAGATAGGCAGAACGAAAACATATCCGCGGTACCCAGAGATTTCATGCATAAATTCGAGATGTCTTCACCAAAGTACCCAAGAATTCTCTTGACTCATGTTCCATTATTCAGAAATCCTATCGAACAACCTTGTGGAAAAATGAGAGAAGCACAAAAACCGTTTCCTTTAATGAAAGGACACCAATACCAAACAGTTATCGATGAAGATCTCTCGAAGGAAGTACTTTCTGCTATTCAGCCCAAAATCGTCTTTTCTGGTGACGATCATGATTATTGTCACGTGAATCATTCTTACTTTGCGAATAATCTTCCGAAAATGgctgaagaaattactGTAAAATCATGCGCCATGAATATGGGTATTTCAAAGCCAGCcattcaattgatttcGTTATATAATCCAGAAAACGATGACACAAAAACGACTTACAAAACGAATAT from Kluyveromyces lactis strain NRRL Y-1140 chromosome D complete sequence harbors:
- the CDC1 gene encoding putative lipid phosphatase CDC1 (similar to uniprot|P40986 Saccharomyces cerevisiae YDR182W CDC1 Putative membrane protein of unknown function involved in Mn2 homeostasis mutants display actin and general growth defects heterogeneous cell cycle arrests and pleiotropic defects in cell cycle progression and organelle distribution) — its product is MISRRAENRRSLPEDISVQEKPKGFKIRRSSFTQKLHIYWRYIFVLLIGWLLLIQYYERTVVKRAMKKCDWDQWEEWDSKVVAHRVGLYADPQIMDLYSYPSRPTIVNWFTRQILDNYHARNWKFFHYYMKPDSVFFLGDLFDGGRNWEVNEWITEYKRFNSIFPKKPGHLTVMSLPGNHDIGFGDTIIESSLERFTTFFGDPSSQWTVGNHTFVLLDTISLSDRQNENISAVPRDFMHKFEMSSPKYPRILLTHVPLFRNPIEQPCGKMREAQKPFPLMKGHQYQTVIDEDLSKEVLSAIQPKIVFSGDDHDYCHVNHSYFANNLPKMAEEITVKSCAMNMGISKPAIQLISLYNPENDDTKTTYKTNICYFPNPYKPIISYCVALSISAVLLFWMTLLPLSFNETVVKRLPFRNADLGSILPIAAKENNAISINAINFKAANWRVEKERSFVNFLLNMIVLISFLFFVFSIFYKGK
- the SAS4 gene encoding Sas4p (weakly similar to uniprot|Q04003 Saccharomyces cerevisiae YDR181c SAS4 involved in silencing at telomere), with amino-acid sequence MKRKSRSESADNTEEDKFNFDIPEYDVDPSRPLSVSISRNKLQEHPHADQVDISKTRNEISDMILPIEYHPIGFTSEDQAMAEFADPLSDQLYDNYHKKMLKQETRMMNDESNHSDLEADRLEGILDHLEVASWRLYLPKVTIVKDLFDEDELHAKKELTQRTIRLMLKKYKYMKHRINIHARKQRHFMIDSSKRLDKLFSKVDKSMIIGYHSSSEDEEDNLDATEIKRRRKMLKHKHFSSPLVIPLSMPSAPTSFKYGIIAEPLNSPFIIKFTKEERLKCLRKVENYKKRYHLIEHFPNQQMKIIKKVAATCELDPFPSDSALPVTSRKTSFKTDHK